The following coding sequences are from one bacterium window:
- a CDS encoding bifunctional phosphoglucose/phosphomannose isomerase: MELKKSLMEKYDKSDMFSLLKNFPRHCLEGYNLTISEINKNFEKVVFTGMGGSAISGDIIKILIEEIAEIPVFVIRDYSLPKYVDSKTLVIVESYSGNTEETVNTYKIAKGNKSLIICISSNGEIEKMACSDGIPLIKIPSGMPPRCAFGYLFFPVYRYFVDAKILPPLEKTFFEKIEKWVNEFLPSSENNKAIEISKKIYKNIPLIYSENRFYPGILRWKTQIAENSKNFAFVNILPEMNHNEIMAFYFPEFFIKKAICLFIVSGIENERVKKRIEITSNIISKKVKEVMELKLEGETLLEKTMYLIILGDWISYYLAILNKVDPTEIKEINILKEEMKKGGKK, from the coding sequence ATGGAATTAAAAAAATCACTTATGGAAAAATATGATAAAAGTGACATGTTTTCTTTATTAAAGAATTTTCCAAGACATTGTCTGGAAGGATATAATTTAACTATTTCAGAAATAAATAAAAATTTTGAAAAAGTTGTCTTTACGGGAATGGGTGGTTCTGCAATAAGTGGAGATATCATAAAAATTCTAATAGAAGAAATTGCTGAAATTCCAGTTTTTGTTATAAGGGATTATTCACTACCAAAATATGTAGATTCAAAAACGCTTGTTATTGTGGAAAGTTATTCAGGCAATACAGAGGAGACAGTAAATACATATAAAATTGCAAAAGGAAATAAGAGTTTAATAATTTGTATTTCAAGTAATGGAGAAATTGAAAAAATGGCATGTTCTGACGGAATTCCTTTAATTAAAATACCTTCAGGGATGCCTCCAAGATGTGCTTTTGGATATCTTTTTTTTCCTGTATATAGATATTTTGTTGATGCAAAAATACTTCCACCTCTTGAAAAAACTTTCTTTGAAAAAATTGAAAAATGGGTAAATGAATTTTTACCCTCAAGTGAAAATAATAAAGCCATAGAAATTTCAAAAAAAATTTATAAAAATATTCCACTGATTTATTCTGAAAATAGATTTTATCCAGGAATTTTAAGATGGAAAACACAAATAGCAGAAAATTCAAAAAATTTCGCTTTTGTTAATATTTTACCTGAAATGAATCATAATGAAATAATGGCTTTCTATTTTCCTGAATTCTTTATAAAAAAAGCGATTTGTCTGTTTATAGTTTCTGGCATTGAAAATGAAAGAGTTAAAAAAAGAATTGAAATAACTTCAAATATTATTTCAAAAAAAGTAAAGGAGGTTATGGAATTAAAACTGGAAGGAGAAACACTTCTTGAAAAAACAATGTATTTGATAATACTTGGTGACTGGATAAGTTATTACCTTGCAATCTTAAATAAAGTTGACCCCACAGAAATAAAAGAGATAAATATTTTAAAAGAAGAAATGAAAAAAGGAGGAAAAAAGTGA